From the Papaver somniferum cultivar HN1 chromosome 2, ASM357369v1, whole genome shotgun sequence genome, the window TATGGAGCTCAATGAATATAACCCATGCGGTAGATTTCCAGTTCCAGAACTTTGACTTTAAGGAGAACATGAGAGCTACTGCAAAGGAAGGAGTTGCAGCTCTTCCTTGTCACTTGGGAAAGTATCATCCAGCCACATAAGTGATTTCGAGAGCCAtgcaaacctttttttttttttttttctgttgttaTCTGCCATGCCTTTTTGTGGATCAGTAAATTACATTTGTGCAGCTTAAGTACAATGGTGAATGAATCCTCCGGTATggtcattatatattttgaatagaaGCTGAATTACCACCTTTATTGCTTTTCTGTTAATTTAATCTCAAAGTTCATAATTTGATAGATAAAGCATTCCGTTTTGTTTACTTAGTTAAACAAAGACTATTGTGACTTTTCAACACGGTCGGCTGTTATTATATAGAatcatttttaattaaaaaaaagacaaGTGAAGTTATCTTAAGACTTAAGTTTACAAAATTCCATCACTTGACATCTTATTTAAGACCAATTCATTGCACTGTTTAAAACTCGGAAGATCAAAAGAAAGACTTGGTATTTTTCATTCTATACAAGTTTGTTTGCAGAAGTGCTAATTGGTGTTGGTGGTGATCTCATTGTAAACCAGATACAAGACATTGGTGTTTATTTCATTTCACTGATTGATCATTCTCTGGTTGGGTTGTTTCAGACGATACATTCATGGTGGTGAGTATAACTTCTGAAAATCTCTTTTAGTTTCAACTGTTATCATTGACTTTTCACTTCAACATCATCTTTTCATCAACTGTGAAAGATATCTGATCATTGATTCATCTCAGATTGGCTCATTTGGCTCATTTGGCTTTGACTTACCATCTTTTTCATTTTATTCGTTCAATTTTCATGCCTTTATGTTTAAATTGCAATCAATTTATGACTATATGTGATTAAATGATTTATGAAACTCTCTTTGCTTTGCTAGATTATCAGTTTTTTAGCTCTACTACATGTGTTCAAAAAGTGTAAATTTGTCCATTGATGAAAAATCGGTTGGTTCTAAATTACTAATGGATGTGCTCTGTCAACATTGTTTGCAAGATTTACTAATTGTGTTGCTTAGTtatttgttcttcatataaagtttcTTCTAATGGGTGTTCTTATCTTTTATTTGACAGAGGATTTGTACTTTATGTAATGGGGCCTTGATATTTGGAGATGGTAATGCCATATTCTCTGCAGAGTGCTCACATCCCTTTCATTTCAATTGCATCACTTCATATGTGAAGCTTGGAAACCAGATTTGCCCAACTTGTGATGCTCAATGGAAGGATATTCCTGTCATTGGTACTGCTCCAAATCCAACTGGTGGACTTACACCACCCCCATTACGGCCACATATTCCTTCACGAACATTCTATAATCGGGCCATTACATCACAAATTCCATCTTCTGAGCCATTTGTCTTCGATGACGATGATCCCTTAAATTCCCATTCCAACTTTTCATCTAATAACATTTCTGTTATCAGATCCATAGATATCAAAACACACACAGAATTCCCAGCTGTTCCGCGGTCTGTTTCGAAAGAAAACTTCCATATACTCGTCAATGTCAAATCTAATGTCACTGATATAGATCAAGTTAATAGTGATGTAACTTGTCGTGCACCAATTGACCTCGTCACGGTTCTTGATATAAGTGGTAGCATGACAGGTACAAAAATTAAATTGCTAAAGCGAGCCATGGGGTTTGTGATAGAGAACCTTGGCCCTTCTGACAGATTGTCTGTTATTAGCTTCTCATCTGATGCCTGTCGCCTCTTCCCCCTTCTCCTCATGACTGATTCTGGGAAACAACATGCACTACAAGCTGTCAATTCTCTGGTTGCTGGTGGTGGGACAAACATTGTAGAAGGACTCAAGAAGGGCACAAAGGTTATTGAAGACCGGGAACAGAAAAATCCTGTTTATAGTATCATGCTATTATCCGACGGGCAAGACTCATACACGAAGGAGATCAATGTTAAAGAAATTTCGAGGTTGCAAATTCCAGTTCATACATTTGGATTTGGTGCAGACCATGATCCCGTCATGTTGCACTCGATTGCGGAGGGTTCCAAGGGAACTTTTTCTTTTATTGAAGCCGAGGGATTAATACAAGATGCATTTGCCCAATGTATTGGTGGTCTCCTGAGTGTAGTTGTGCAAGACTTGAAAGTACACATCCAGTCGCTTGACCCTTATCTTTGTCTTAGTCAACTAAAAGCAGGGAGTTATTCCACTCATTTGAAAGGTGATAACCGAACAGGATCTGTAGACATCGGGGATTTGTATGCAGATGAGGAGAGGGATTTTCTCGTGCTTGTCAACATTCCAGTTGTACCTGATGGGAattccagcaatcagatgaagtTGGTTAGTGTATGTTGTGGATACAAAGATCCTTTTACTAAAGAATCTGTCACTACTGAAGCTATAGAAGTGAAACTTCAGAGACCCGAAATGGTTGATGAAGATATGGTTGTTTCTATAGAGGTAGTTAGGCAAAAGAACCGGTTGCAGGCCGCTGAGGCCATGAGTAATTCGCGTGTGGCTGCTGAGAGAGGTGATCTGCCCGCCGCATGGTCTATAATTGATGGTTGTAGGATGCAGATATCAGAAACTGCCTCTGTGCATGCTGGTGACAAATTTTCTGTTGATTTAGATTTAGAGCTTCAAGAGGTACGATCGAGGATGAAAAGCAAGAAAACATATGAATCAACAGGAAGGGGATATCTACTTTCAGGAATGAGTTCACATTCGAGGCAAAAGGCTACAACTCGAGGAGGTTCTACTGAGAGTACTTACCAGACAGCTTCCATGAGTAAAATGGTTCAACGATCTCGTGCATCTGTTCCAAAATCACTTGTAAATAACTCACCTACAATCCCCAGCTCCCCCATTTCACTTTTCAGTAAACTTTCAATTGCGCCTAACAGTGGAGGCACTGCCGATGATGGTACTATGGctttcaaaatttcttcttcaagtAGTCTTAAAATTCAAAGAGGTGATATCACAAAGTGGCGTTTCAATGGTACTTCTGATGCCATTGTAAATGCAGCCAATGAACGGATGCTTGGAGGTGGGGGAGTTGATGGAGCTATACATAGAGCCGCAGGACCGAAACTACGAGCAGCGTGTTATACCATTGCAGAGGTTTGTCCTGAAATTCGCTGTCCAAAAGGAGAAGCGAGAATTACTCCAGCATTCAAGTTGCCTGTTTCACATGTTATTCACACTGTTGGTCCTATTTATGCTGTTGACGATCACCCGGAAGTTACTCTAAGAAATGCATACAGAAACTGCTTAAAGCTCGCAAAAGAGAACAGGATAGAGTATATTGCTTTTCCTGCCATATCTTGTGGTCTTCAAGGTTATCCCTATGATGAAGCTGCTACAATTGCAATATCTGCTGTAATGGAATCGGATGGTGACTTCAAAGAGGTGCATTTTGTTCTATTTGAGAATGATGTTTACAATACTTGGTTGGAAAAGGCGAAAGGATTGCTTTAGTCGCTGCTCACATCCAACAGTTAATTAAAAATGACAGTGTGGTATTAGCAGTGTTATGCACTGTGGTAAACCAGTTTGTGTCGGACGAAATCAGTTAACTTTAACCGTGGAAAAAAGACTACAATTACTTACTGAGTATTTCGTTTTACTTCTCTGGATGGTCACTTTGGTGTGATTCTTGGTTTGTGGAGTGCGATTTTAAGGATACATccgggtttttttttcttcttgttgtccATGACTAGTAAGTAATAAAATTTGTGATTGTCAACTGCATTCGCCTTCAATTGCATAGTTGTAAGAGCAATTTTGCAATGAGTACCGATGCGCAGGgcaattttaatttcaatatcCCCCAAGGATAGTGTATCTAGCGACCTCTCCAGCAAGCATTTTAACTCCTCCAGCTATGAATAAAAGTTCTCTCTGGTTGACCAAGACGATAgcaatcacagttgatccaatgaCAATACTGGCCAATGATATTATGCATTCGTCCCAAGCTTGGAAGCCTGAAACAGCAatgtaacataaaaaaaaactagtGCAAGAACTCCAGTGAGCTGCCATCATTTGAACAGTGTACAGTAGAGCATAGAAAACTAGTAAAAAAGAACTAAGGCCTGTTGAACCATCCCTTGATGGAAACAACCGAGACTGAACCAGGCCAAGAGACAGCACGAGTCAATCAAGATATACAAAAATATGGAATCAAGATTCCACAAAAATACTGCCAAATGTGCAAAAATGATAATCATGAACTTGAACAACATTTCATCAAAAGCATTCAATAGTACTGCTACACACATTTTACGAAACAATtgtagttgcatgaaatcctACTGCCACATCCCTATGAATTTAGACAagattctaagtaatcataatggaATTCGtttattatttatcaagttcTATAATTGGTAACAAGATAATAaaatgactttacttgctctccaaataaactttctctctcttaatttcttgCCTAACATTCACCTTAGAGATCTCACTCAATACACAGGTTCCTTACCCTTATATAGGGTACTACATAGTGGATGGtagctaatagatcccctattttcggaatcactgtgcgttacaatcgcttATGTACATTCACTCAATCTCGCACACTTTACActtcgcacagatcatcacaatttactcgtgattatgctgacatcattaaatacGTCATCCTTATTTTAACATGTGCGATTATCTTCGCCTACCTTAGATGACCTTTACctcgcatacataatgaatgtgcgatatttcactcctacatattgcctcttctcatttcgttctctttataaagtgagcgatatgagaaattttcAATCCAACTTATCGCACATatttatttcttcatattttgttttACCGAGATTCTTCCGTAATTTCAGCATTTCTTTCTGCACGTGTTGATTCTTCTGCCTTTTACCAATACAACCCGTCTCTAACCGGtcatttttcttctctatttATGGATTTCCCTCGAGAAATAACTTCTTCATTTCTTTAATTTTGTTTATATCTCTTTTTCCTCGAGACCTCTACTCCTTTGATTCATCTgttactgctgctgctgttttatcTCCATTATTTTCATGGATCCAAATCCAAGGTCTGTACGTTCTATCAAAATCATTCTCTTTTTATTCTGTTGATTACAATTgttaatcaaaatcattaatcTCGATCACGATTGTTGATCTTATGAATCACTATTGTTGATCTTATGATTGATTTATCTCCCTTATTGTTTGTAGAAAAAGTTCTTCTTCGAGCGGCCTCAAAGTGACtgtttccaaccctaaatcttctTCAGATATCAAGGACAAATAATCTCTCAAGAGGAAGACTTCGCACaacaaaggagtaagaaatattcttgtttttatcaaacaatattgttgcctctatttcttatctgcaTTGTTTTCGTAGGATTCCGATTGTGAGATGTGTGGAGGAAAAGGACTGAAACCTAAGAGAGTTTGCAAGCCCACAACTCTCAGATCAAAATTTTGCATACCTGAATTTGGCGTCGCAGAGATTATTCATCCCTCTCCAGTTCAAACTAATATTTTCCCTTCTCATGCGAATGTCTCTGTTACTCTTGATGAAATTTTTCCTCCCGAAGAGAAATCCGTTACTAATCAAGGTCTACAGGGTACCCCCACTCCTGCTTCTACATTTGCTCCGAATGTTGTTCAAACTGCTTCAACCTTTGTGAACTCTCTTTTACCCATTAGCATCGATACCATTCAAAATAATTTGGATATTCCCAACTCTGCGAATTTTACTACTTCCTCTCCTTGTATTTATGTTtccccttcttcatcttcctctttctTATTAGAATCCCTTTCTCTTGATAAGGAAGCTCTGAACAGTGTAAAGTTTGCTTCTCAAACTTTACTCGACATTATCAACTCTGCTCATTCATCCACCAGTGATCCTCACAAAATTTGCATATGTTCTGCTTTAAGTAAACTTTTATGCGAGTTTCCTTCTAATAAAGCTATAAGAGAAGAAATCCATTCTCAAATCGATCCAAATTTCCATACTGCTTTATATGTCTTGGTAAGTATCTCTTGCATATGCTCTTTTGGTTATAATATTCTTACTATCTATCCttactttctttctttcttaggaATCTCATCGTCGAATGATTTTGGTTGAAGGGCGTTTTAAATCTAGTTGTTCTCAACTAGAACTTTCACACAAGAACACCCTTTTAGAAAAGGAAGTTAGTAGGCTGAAAAGAGAGCTCCAAGTTGCAATCCTTGATTCTGAAGGTCTTCGCAACCAGAATCAAAAACTTAGGGGtattcttctttttatttattgctcCTCGTAGCATATTTCTTCGCTTATCTCCACCTTTTAAATTTTTCCatgcatttattaagatttaaaccagaagcgAGTTGCAGAGAGATTCACCTTCCAATTCCTCGCCGAAGATATTCGTGCGAATAATGAGATGTTGCAGACTCAACTAGATCAATTAAATAACCAACATTCATATTCGCTTGACCAGATTAACAATCTAACTTACGAAAATAGTCACCTTAATCAAGAGATTAAAGTGTTAGATACTCAAATTTCCCACATGTCTAAATTTTTATATAGTGATGGTGTTATCTCAaatatgttgtagtaaagagttcgttgaggcttgtgaaggaaatgaattctagacttaatagaacttacaaatatagaaaacttaactcaaaattgatttcaagtgattgtaaaataaccaagacactagaa encodes:
- the LOC113349115 gene encoding E3 ubiquitin-protein ligase WAV3-like, yielding MVRICTLCNGALIFGDGNAIFSAECSHPFHFNCITSYVKLGNQICPTCDAQWKDIPVIGTAPNPTGGLTPPPLRPHIPSRTFYNRAITSQIPSSEPFVFDDDDPLNSHSNFSSNNISVIRSIDIKTHTEFPAVPRSVSKENFHILVNVKSNVTDIDQVNSDVTCRAPIDLVTVLDISGSMTGTKIKLLKRAMGFVIENLGPSDRLSVISFSSDACRLFPLLLMTDSGKQHALQAVNSLVAGGGTNIVEGLKKGTKVIEDREQKNPVYSIMLLSDGQDSYTKEINVKEISRLQIPVHTFGFGADHDPVMLHSIAEGSKGTFSFIEAEGLIQDAFAQCIGGLLSVVVQDLKVHIQSLDPYLCLSQLKAGSYSTHLKGDNRTGSVDIGDLYADEERDFLVLVNIPVVPDGNSSNQMKLVSVCCGYKDPFTKESVTTEAIEVKLQRPEMVDEDMVVSIEVVRQKNRLQAAEAMSNSRVAAERGDLPAAWSIIDGCRMQISETASVHAGDKFSVDLDLELQEVRSRMKSKKTYESTGRGYLLSGMSSHSRQKATTRGGSTESTYQTASMSKMVQRSRASVPKSLVNNSPTIPSSPISLFSKLSIAPNSGGTADDGTMAFKISSSSSLKIQRGDITKWRFNGTSDAIVNAANERMLGGGGVDGAIHRAAGPKLRAACYTIAEVCPEIRCPKGEARITPAFKLPVSHVIHTVGPIYAVDDHPEVTLRNAYRNCLKLAKENRIEYIAFPAISCGLQGYPYDEAATIAISAVMESDGDFKEVHFVLFENDVYNTWLEKAKGLL